The following proteins are co-located in the Bradyrhizobium barranii subsp. barranii genome:
- a CDS encoding ATP-dependent helicase, which translates to MPSNMWPTVSDARRLLKALDELAGNPEQSAAVGEKGHCVVLAGPGSGKTKTLTTAMARAIIEDVVDPRGVACITYSNECVAELETRLAKLGIAPGNRAFIGTVHGFALSQVVSPYARCVSIGLPPDFRVATRTECRTAVETAHAAAIGGGENPHRRWEFAVEKRRRDVDRSGPEWRGSNPELADFIEAYEAELRRLGLIDYDDMPLLAYRMIKQHDWIRDAVAARFPILFVDEYQDLGHALHELVLLLCFGGGIRLFAVGDVDQSIYGFNGANPELLEGLTDRADIKTIKLRFNYRSGKRIIRASMGALGEDRDYQEIEGAPDGEISFYEVPHGLDEQAEEIATSIIPDIIEKGISLGEIAVLYRASWLGDKVADALRQADIPFVRADPKGLVRRSSRLACFIEDCAKWATGGWRSAEPRYSRLLARAGAFVYGGDASEQEMQDLSDRLIGFLNSSIGSTESTHVWLQRCDDELIAPWRDISRNSESDWDVCSEMISNTDPADDLDMSLDRFAGRIEGSGRVTLTTLHSAKGREFDAVIMFGVNAADLPSYKDKKSAHSLREARRSFYVGVTRPRKSVSLVFQEHHPSPWVCELAERIEG; encoded by the coding sequence ATGCCATCGAACATGTGGCCGACCGTGTCTGACGCGCGCAGACTTCTGAAAGCGCTCGACGAACTAGCGGGCAATCCCGAGCAATCGGCCGCGGTCGGTGAGAAGGGGCATTGCGTCGTCTTGGCCGGTCCTGGCAGCGGCAAGACCAAGACGCTCACGACGGCCATGGCGCGGGCCATTATCGAGGATGTTGTCGATCCGCGCGGCGTTGCCTGCATCACCTACAGCAACGAGTGCGTCGCCGAGCTGGAAACCAGACTTGCGAAGCTAGGTATCGCTCCTGGCAATCGCGCTTTCATCGGGACCGTACACGGGTTCGCGCTTAGCCAGGTTGTCTCGCCCTACGCGCGCTGCGTTTCCATCGGCCTACCTCCCGACTTCAGGGTCGCGACGCGCACCGAGTGTCGCACCGCGGTGGAGACCGCTCACGCCGCGGCGATCGGAGGCGGCGAGAATCCGCATCGGCGTTGGGAGTTTGCTGTCGAGAAGCGGCGTCGCGACGTCGATCGCTCCGGCCCCGAATGGAGGGGATCGAACCCCGAACTCGCTGATTTCATCGAAGCCTACGAAGCTGAGCTCAGACGCCTTGGGCTTATCGACTACGATGATATGCCGCTTCTTGCGTACCGCATGATCAAGCAACACGATTGGATACGTGACGCCGTGGCGGCGCGTTTCCCGATCCTGTTCGTGGACGAATATCAAGATCTTGGCCATGCCCTCCACGAACTCGTGCTCCTGCTCTGCTTCGGCGGAGGCATCAGGTTGTTCGCGGTCGGTGACGTCGATCAATCCATATACGGTTTCAACGGTGCCAACCCCGAGCTATTGGAAGGTCTGACGGATCGCGCGGACATCAAGACCATCAAGCTGCGCTTCAACTATCGATCGGGCAAACGGATCATTCGGGCGTCCATGGGCGCGCTCGGGGAGGACCGCGATTATCAGGAGATCGAGGGGGCACCGGACGGTGAGATCTCGTTCTATGAGGTTCCGCACGGGCTCGACGAGCAGGCAGAAGAGATCGCCACGAGCATTATCCCGGACATCATAGAGAAAGGAATCTCGCTGGGCGAGATCGCGGTTCTGTATCGGGCCTCTTGGCTCGGCGACAAGGTCGCGGATGCGCTGAGACAAGCTGATATACCGTTCGTTCGGGCGGACCCGAAGGGGCTGGTTCGTCGGAGTTCGCGGCTCGCCTGCTTCATCGAAGACTGTGCGAAATGGGCGACCGGCGGCTGGCGGTCGGCCGAGCCGCGCTACAGCCGGTTGCTCGCTCGCGCTGGCGCGTTCGTCTACGGTGGAGATGCGAGCGAGCAAGAAATGCAAGATCTCTCTGATCGGCTCATCGGGTTTTTGAACTCATCAATCGGCTCGACCGAGAGCACGCACGTCTGGCTTCAGCGGTGCGATGACGAACTCATCGCGCCGTGGCGTGACATATCTCGCAATTCGGAGTCGGATTGGGATGTGTGCTCGGAGATGATTTCGAACACCGATCCTGCGGACGATCTCGATATGTCCCTCGATCGTTTCGCCGGTCGTATCGAGGGATCGGGCCGCGTCACCTTGACGACGTTGCACAGCGCAAAAGGCCGGGAGTTCGACGCGGTCATCATGTTCGGCGTCAACGCTGCGGATCTACCGAGCTACAAGGACAAGAAATCCGCACATAGTCTCCGCGAGGCGCGCCGTAGCTTCTACGTCGGCGTCACGCGTCCGAGGAAGTCGGTGAGTTTGGTGTTTCAGGAGCATCACCCGTCACCTTGGGTCTGCGAACTCGCCGAGAGGATCGAGGGTTGA
- a CDS encoding UvrD-helicase domain-containing protein, with product MKAIADEAERLRALTDLKSCLLVEAAAGTGKTSLLAGRVVMLLAAGTDPGSIAAITFTELAAGELRQRIASYLERILQGKIPDELRPAMPSGPDAVQKATLRAAADRLDELTCGTIHSFCHDLLLTYAVEASIDPGAEILDGDQADFAFDAIFNRWWRDRLDRDAPASTSDPITSVARRDPIGAEGLLRSFAKFRRRFRSGRPLPADLDSDADLDLAEAVREFRRWCDGVDVPPEADPDIVALESLVTHFRGRFDPMPDFEGLWMLAHPAWLPIMRKATFDLREYQRRTLWKKAGGKENGDRLADEADEHFARCKKAYGTLMGRIATAIIGTFSAQLEEVMTQYEAFKRRAAVLDFDDLLFTCRAVLRDNAVVRSTAAARFGHLLVDEFQDTDPVQAEIIFLLCGKSDVTCGWHERSLTPGNLFVVGDPKQAIYRFRGADLATYLVVRDAIVRQFPANILRVTANFRSRGQILDHVNRCFEERLSSQDAGYVALRNTRDDVRGGVPCVAKVSVRLPPQTKVDGARDEEAQVVAEVCARLIGNLEIELNDGVRRRLRPGDIALLAPVSTDLWRYERALEEAGLPFASQAGKNLFKRQEAQDLVALIRALADTRDTLALGALLRGPLVGLTEQELLDITASMPVEADEIVGLSLRTDPTTIGNPVAREVLSILGDLRRRMNGTTPASILAEAIERLRIRAVVAARSADQAARSLANIDGLIERARSYDVRGFVQFARDVDDEWSGGSSSPEGMIEADGQSIEIVTVHSSKGLEWPVVIPINRASMPRRAEAFVHRRRDESLHWALGQIVPPGLGEALRTEEAEKKDENVRLLYVACTRAMELLVIPDFTWSNDASWAKLLDFKLDDIPELDIGRFSRIPIVPQQPAVNLQSAEIFADERVRIDAAPRVRWIKPSDGDPDVITAPLSKDAGGDGLVSPAAAIEGGRIRGILLHKIMEELITGEIEDDVAVVTSRSAELLAQLSSISPTGAVIEAAEIAATALKTWRLPDVAKYRGRMVAEVPIYAASSADDLIAGRADAVAKDDEGQVVFDWKSDVAPKEAEFAGYRNQLGQYLRAVGARKGAIVYMTTGTVDWVMPSRRSAPS from the coding sequence ATGAAGGCGATCGCGGACGAAGCCGAGCGCCTGAGGGCTCTGACCGATCTGAAATCGTGCCTTCTCGTAGAGGCCGCGGCCGGCACCGGAAAGACGTCGCTGCTCGCGGGCCGCGTCGTGATGCTCCTCGCGGCAGGCACCGATCCCGGCTCCATCGCCGCCATCACCTTCACCGAACTCGCCGCAGGCGAACTGCGCCAACGTATTGCGTCATATCTCGAACGAATCCTTCAGGGAAAGATTCCGGACGAACTCAGGCCGGCGATGCCGTCAGGCCCCGACGCCGTCCAGAAAGCCACGCTTCGCGCCGCGGCGGACCGGCTGGACGAGCTTACGTGCGGAACGATCCATTCCTTCTGCCACGATCTCCTTCTCACGTACGCGGTGGAAGCGTCAATCGATCCCGGTGCGGAAATCCTAGACGGGGATCAGGCCGATTTCGCCTTTGACGCGATCTTCAACCGATGGTGGCGCGACCGGCTGGATCGCGACGCGCCGGCGTCGACGAGCGATCCCATCACGTCCGTCGCGCGCCGGGATCCGATCGGAGCCGAAGGATTGCTCCGCAGCTTCGCGAAATTCCGTCGCCGCTTTCGGTCCGGGCGCCCCCTCCCCGCCGACCTCGATTCCGATGCCGACCTCGACCTTGCAGAGGCCGTGCGCGAATTCCGCCGGTGGTGCGACGGGGTCGACGTGCCGCCGGAAGCCGATCCCGACATCGTGGCGCTCGAGTCCCTGGTGACGCATTTCCGCGGACGCTTCGATCCCATGCCCGACTTCGAAGGTCTATGGATGTTGGCCCATCCGGCGTGGCTTCCGATCATGCGGAAGGCAACGTTCGATCTGCGGGAGTATCAGCGACGGACCTTGTGGAAGAAGGCGGGCGGGAAGGAGAACGGCGATCGGCTGGCCGACGAAGCGGACGAACACTTCGCGCGATGCAAGAAGGCCTACGGCACGTTGATGGGACGGATCGCGACCGCGATCATCGGAACGTTCTCCGCCCAGCTCGAAGAAGTCATGACGCAATACGAGGCGTTCAAGCGGCGAGCCGCCGTACTCGACTTCGACGATCTCCTGTTCACGTGCCGGGCCGTGCTGCGCGACAACGCCGTCGTCCGCTCGACCGCCGCGGCGCGGTTCGGACATTTGCTGGTCGACGAGTTCCAGGATACCGACCCCGTCCAGGCGGAGATCATCTTCCTTCTGTGCGGAAAGTCCGACGTCACGTGCGGCTGGCACGAGCGATCGCTGACGCCGGGAAATCTCTTCGTCGTCGGCGATCCGAAACAAGCGATCTATCGCTTCCGGGGAGCCGACCTGGCGACCTATCTCGTCGTGCGCGACGCGATCGTGAGACAATTTCCGGCCAACATCCTGCGGGTGACCGCCAACTTCCGCTCCCGCGGCCAGATCCTTGATCACGTCAACCGCTGCTTCGAGGAACGGCTGTCGTCCCAGGACGCCGGCTACGTCGCGCTCCGCAACACCCGAGACGACGTCCGGGGCGGCGTGCCGTGCGTGGCGAAGGTCTCCGTTCGCCTTCCTCCGCAGACGAAGGTCGACGGCGCGCGCGACGAAGAGGCACAAGTCGTCGCCGAGGTATGCGCGCGGCTGATAGGCAATCTCGAGATCGAGCTCAACGACGGCGTGAGACGGCGCTTGCGACCGGGCGACATCGCATTGCTGGCTCCGGTCTCGACGGATCTCTGGCGGTACGAACGCGCGCTGGAGGAAGCAGGTCTGCCGTTCGCCTCCCAGGCCGGGAAGAACCTCTTCAAGCGTCAAGAAGCCCAGGATCTCGTGGCGCTGATCCGCGCCTTGGCCGATACGCGGGATACGCTGGCTCTCGGTGCCCTGCTGCGGGGTCCGCTCGTAGGCCTTACAGAACAGGAATTGCTCGACATCACCGCGAGCATGCCGGTCGAAGCCGACGAAATCGTCGGTCTGTCTCTCCGAACCGACCCGACCACGATCGGAAATCCGGTGGCGCGCGAGGTGCTGTCGATCCTGGGAGACCTGCGCCGGCGCATGAACGGTACGACGCCAGCTTCGATCCTCGCGGAGGCCATCGAGCGGCTCCGGATCCGCGCCGTCGTCGCGGCGCGTAGCGCCGACCAGGCCGCCCGTTCTCTCGCGAACATCGACGGCCTGATCGAACGCGCGCGCAGCTACGACGTCCGCGGCTTCGTTCAATTCGCCAGAGACGTGGACGACGAGTGGTCGGGCGGATCGAGTTCTCCCGAAGGCATGATCGAGGCCGACGGCCAATCCATCGAGATCGTCACCGTGCACAGCTCGAAGGGCTTGGAATGGCCGGTCGTCATACCGATCAACCGGGCCTCCATGCCGCGGAGAGCGGAGGCGTTCGTGCATCGGCGGCGGGACGAGAGCCTGCACTGGGCCTTAGGGCAGATCGTACCGCCCGGCTTGGGAGAAGCGCTGCGGACCGAAGAGGCCGAAAAGAAGGACGAGAACGTGCGGCTGCTCTACGTCGCATGCACGCGCGCGATGGAGCTTCTGGTCATACCGGACTTCACATGGAGCAACGACGCCTCCTGGGCGAAGCTGCTGGATTTCAAGCTCGACGATATTCCCGAGCTGGACATTGGCCGCTTCTCGCGAATCCCGATCGTTCCGCAGCAACCGGCCGTCAACCTTCAGAGCGCGGAGATCTTCGCGGACGAACGTGTCCGCATCGATGCCGCGCCGCGCGTGCGCTGGATCAAGCCCAGCGACGGCGACCCGGACGTGATCACGGCTCCGTTGTCTAAGGATGCGGGCGGCGATGGACTGGTCAGCCCAGCCGCGGCGATCGAGGGCGGACGTATTCGCGGCATCCTCTTGCACAAGATCATGGAGGAGCTGATCACCGGCGAGATCGAGGACGATGTGGCCGTCGTCACCAGCCGATCCGCGGAGTTACTCGCTCAACTTTCGTCGATATCGCCGACCGGAGCGGTCATCGAAGCGGCAGAAATCGCAGCGACCGCGCTGAAGACTTGGCGCCTTCCGGATGTCGCAAAGTATCGCGGACGCATGGTCGCTGAAGTGCCGATCTACGCTGCCTCGTCCGCCGACGATCTCATCGCGGGTCGAGCCGATGCCGTCGCGAAAGACGACGAAGGCCAAGTCGTATTCGATTGGAAGAGCGACGTCGCCCCAAAGGAAGCCGAATTCGCCGGCTACCGCAACCAGCTCGGTCAGTATCTGCGGGCGGTCGGTGCCCGCAAGGGCGCCATCGTCTACATGACGACCGGGACGGTCGACTGGGTCATGCCGTCGCGACGATCGGCACCCTCATGA
- a CDS encoding ATP-dependent nuclease, protein MRLSRLSIRNFRNFEAVDVPLSGNVVFLGENRVGKSNLLFAIRLVLDPALPDSARQLRLSDFWDGCGATYDDPIEVHLEFTDFAGDPALVALLTDFRTARDPMTVSLSYVFRKRAGMSGAPETGADFDFVVFGGGDETRPVPGRVRRRVAIDVLDALRDAEGQLATWRSSPLRHLLEEAISDVPSADIDAVAAELDKATKALESFPTIKTLEDELRAGIRRLSGKAHDIDARLRFAPSDPLRLFRAIAMFIDGGKRGIAEASLGSANVALLALKLAEFAWRRKKNDRNFSLLCIEEPEAHLHPQLQRSVFKKLFGDEDPAQALIVTSHSPTLAAVTPLRSIVQLRIRDGATEAFSLAELPVSGDELDDLESSLNATRAELLFARGVLFVEGDAEEALVPVFAQSLSRPLDELGITVCNVAGVNFAPYVKLAESLNLPYAVITDWDPLDGSKPPLGRKRTLDLLQVMLAIRGKPAMTSSKRTTLETKDHAYFAKQSTKTGVFLNDRTFEVSVANTPALLKPLLDILDEQGFGSTRTRRIAAWRKGTVAVDPTQLLAMIADIGKGRLASRLGKKMIGLTPPGYIADAIEHVADRV, encoded by the coding sequence ATGCGTCTCTCCAGATTGAGCATTCGCAACTTCAGGAATTTCGAAGCGGTCGACGTACCTTTGTCCGGTAACGTCGTGTTCCTGGGCGAGAACCGGGTCGGCAAAAGCAATCTCCTTTTTGCGATACGCCTTGTCCTCGATCCGGCGCTGCCCGACTCCGCTCGTCAGCTCAGGTTGTCGGACTTCTGGGACGGCTGCGGGGCGACCTACGATGACCCGATCGAGGTGCACCTCGAGTTCACCGACTTCGCGGGAGACCCGGCGCTCGTCGCTTTGCTGACGGACTTCCGGACCGCCCGTGATCCGATGACCGTCAGCCTGAGCTACGTGTTCCGAAAGAGGGCCGGCATGTCCGGTGCGCCGGAGACCGGCGCCGACTTCGACTTCGTCGTTTTCGGCGGCGGCGACGAAACGCGTCCGGTGCCTGGCCGTGTCCGGCGGAGGGTAGCGATCGACGTCCTGGATGCGCTGCGCGACGCCGAAGGCCAGCTTGCCACATGGCGTAGCTCGCCGCTCCGCCATCTGTTGGAGGAGGCCATCTCCGACGTTCCATCGGCCGATATCGATGCGGTTGCCGCGGAGCTCGACAAGGCAACCAAGGCACTGGAAAGCTTTCCGACGATCAAGACTCTTGAGGACGAACTGAGGGCCGGTATCCGTCGCCTGTCGGGGAAGGCGCACGACATCGACGCCAGATTGAGGTTCGCGCCATCCGATCCTCTCCGGCTTTTCCGGGCGATAGCGATGTTCATCGACGGAGGCAAACGCGGTATCGCCGAGGCGAGCCTGGGATCGGCCAACGTCGCGCTTCTCGCGCTCAAGCTTGCCGAGTTCGCGTGGCGCCGCAAGAAGAACGATCGGAATTTTTCGCTGCTGTGCATCGAGGAGCCGGAGGCGCATCTGCACCCGCAGTTGCAACGGTCCGTCTTCAAGAAACTGTTCGGCGATGAGGATCCCGCGCAAGCGCTCATCGTCACCAGCCATTCGCCCACCTTGGCGGCCGTTACGCCGTTACGCTCGATCGTGCAGTTGAGAATTCGGGACGGCGCGACGGAAGCGTTTTCGCTGGCGGAATTGCCCGTAAGCGGCGACGAACTCGACGATCTGGAGAGCTCTCTGAACGCGACGCGGGCGGAGTTGCTGTTCGCGCGGGGTGTGCTTTTCGTGGAAGGCGATGCCGAGGAGGCTTTGGTACCGGTCTTCGCGCAGTCGCTAAGCCGACCGCTGGACGAACTCGGGATCACGGTCTGCAACGTGGCCGGCGTCAACTTCGCTCCATACGTGAAGCTCGCCGAGTCGTTGAACCTGCCTTACGCCGTCATCACGGATTGGGATCCGCTCGACGGTTCGAAGCCGCCGTTGGGCCGGAAGCGCACGCTCGATCTATTGCAGGTCATGCTCGCGATCAGGGGCAAACCAGCGATGACGTCGAGCAAGCGGACTACCTTGGAAACCAAGGACCACGCCTACTTCGCGAAGCAGTCGACCAAAACGGGCGTCTTTCTGAACGACCGCACGTTCGAGGTGTCGGTTGCGAATACGCCGGCGCTTCTGAAGCCATTGCTCGACATTCTCGATGAGCAAGGTTTCGGATCGACCCGGACCCGCCGCATCGCCGCATGGCGTAAAGGCACGGTCGCTGTCGATCCTACGCAACTGCTCGCCATGATCGCGGATATCGGCAAAGGGCGATTGGCATCGCGGCTCGGCAAGAAGATGATCGGGCTTACGCCGCCCGGATACATCGCCGATGCCATCGAACATGTGGCCGACCGTGTCTGA
- a CDS encoding PD-(D/E)XK nuclease family protein, which produces MRRAEAARSGEIGLQILTLPQVAARLAGGFRSPITSEHLDLAVQAALAEGGFLEIEAVRDLPGMTRAVSRALRKVWDADVPIRFASTTVARFDDLVAIESRVRAALPMAMASPVDLRDAALARIRHARRLIGPTTIERLSAIPPLWRPLIEALIKEVPVDWLASEHAEAGWFGGKVLRGANGEPAAPAVVSCADPRHEVVESLRWARQLIVAGTAEPCQIAIVSAATSSWDDHFRALASDAGFPVAFPHGIPALSTRDGQRCAALADVLQRGLNQQRVRRLVSLCRGERNALDSLPDRWPTAVPRGATLSRPDEWRRAISAAIAVDAALAGVQAILPVIEVLEKGISATTEAAGLLLRGRALQLWQAALRSAPPEAIELSLRSAKFESENDAACSVVWCSAKDLASAPRPFVRLLGLTNRNWPRRQGEDSIVPAHVLSAESLDFDPVAKADRRHFRIVLEAATGGAVLSGGRRSAQGSRVGRSPLLEDRVETQLSRARIPEHAWNEADRIMARPQEAANVDRLKAADTCWRNWHVAQLTANDGKYDADHPAISRAIERVQSPTSLRLMLRDPLGFVWRYALGWNAPRDREQPMTISADHFGKLVHELLRRTVDMLEPRPGYTAASDTEIENALAKAAGTVRDDWPLREQVPPTMLWRNTVDFAASLALAGLMRREISDSGTRSWTEVPFGQPESFVAERELPWDPRIPVAVTGTPVTLRGTIDRLDLTSSGNAVRVTDYKTGEAPRDPGRIVIGGGSELQRALYGLACRQLLEGEPTVVARLLYLRGDTLALRLIELDATIEQIAAFINVAVAMIRSGTVTPGRQSFDGSNDLRLALPASPGYQRRKLIATNKANEALFRFWSAR; this is translated from the coding sequence ATGCGGCGCGCCGAAGCCGCACGCTCCGGCGAGATCGGCCTGCAGATCCTGACGCTTCCCCAGGTCGCCGCGCGGCTGGCCGGCGGCTTTCGATCTCCCATCACCTCCGAGCATCTGGACCTTGCCGTCCAGGCAGCGCTCGCGGAAGGCGGTTTCCTTGAGATCGAAGCGGTGCGTGACCTGCCGGGAATGACGCGGGCGGTCTCTCGGGCGCTGCGCAAGGTCTGGGACGCCGACGTACCCATCCGGTTCGCCAGCACCACGGTCGCTCGTTTCGACGACCTGGTCGCGATCGAATCCCGCGTTAGGGCCGCACTTCCGATGGCCATGGCGTCTCCCGTCGATCTGCGCGACGCCGCACTCGCCCGAATCCGTCATGCCCGTCGCCTGATCGGCCCGACGACCATCGAGCGCCTCTCCGCGATCCCGCCGCTATGGCGTCCGTTGATCGAAGCACTCATCAAAGAGGTCCCGGTCGACTGGCTGGCGTCCGAACACGCCGAAGCCGGATGGTTCGGCGGCAAGGTTCTCCGTGGGGCGAACGGCGAGCCCGCCGCGCCGGCCGTCGTCTCCTGCGCGGATCCTCGCCACGAAGTGGTCGAGAGCCTGCGATGGGCACGCCAACTGATCGTGGCCGGGACCGCCGAGCCCTGCCAGATCGCGATCGTGTCGGCCGCGACCTCGAGTTGGGACGACCATTTCCGGGCCCTCGCCTCGGACGCGGGTTTCCCGGTCGCCTTCCCGCACGGCATACCGGCACTCTCAACCCGCGACGGGCAGCGATGCGCGGCGCTGGCCGACGTCCTACAGCGCGGTCTCAACCAACAGCGCGTCCGACGCCTCGTCTCGCTATGCCGGGGCGAGCGAAACGCGCTCGATTCCTTGCCCGACCGATGGCCGACCGCGGTGCCCCGCGGCGCTACCTTGTCGCGTCCGGACGAATGGCGGCGAGCGATCTCTGCCGCCATAGCGGTCGATGCCGCATTGGCGGGCGTGCAGGCGATCCTGCCGGTCATCGAGGTGCTCGAAAAAGGAATTTCAGCAACCACCGAGGCCGCCGGCCTGTTGCTGCGGGGACGGGCGCTGCAGCTATGGCAGGCCGCATTGCGGAGCGCTCCGCCCGAAGCCATCGAGCTTTCGCTACGTTCCGCGAAATTCGAATCCGAGAACGACGCCGCCTGTTCGGTGGTCTGGTGCTCGGCGAAAGACCTGGCATCGGCACCGCGCCCGTTCGTCCGCCTGCTCGGCCTGACCAACCGCAACTGGCCTCGGCGCCAAGGCGAAGACTCGATCGTGCCCGCGCATGTCCTATCGGCCGAGTCGTTGGACTTCGATCCCGTCGCGAAGGCCGACCGCAGGCACTTCCGGATCGTCCTCGAGGCGGCAACCGGCGGAGCCGTACTCTCGGGCGGCCGTCGAAGCGCGCAAGGCAGCCGCGTCGGGCGAAGCCCCTTGCTGGAAGACCGGGTGGAAACCCAGCTTTCACGCGCCCGTATTCCGGAGCACGCCTGGAACGAAGCGGATCGCATCATGGCGCGCCCGCAAGAAGCGGCGAACGTAGATCGGTTGAAGGCCGCAGACACGTGCTGGCGAAACTGGCACGTCGCGCAGCTAACGGCCAACGACGGCAAGTACGATGCCGACCATCCCGCGATCTCCAGGGCCATCGAGCGCGTCCAGTCTCCGACGTCCTTGCGCCTGATGCTGCGCGATCCCTTGGGCTTCGTGTGGCGCTACGCGCTCGGATGGAACGCGCCGCGCGACCGCGAGCAGCCGATGACGATCTCCGCCGACCATTTCGGCAAGCTCGTGCACGAGCTTCTGCGCCGTACGGTCGACATGCTCGAACCGCGCCCGGGATACACCGCGGCCTCCGATACCGAGATCGAAAACGCACTCGCCAAAGCGGCCGGGACCGTCCGGGACGACTGGCCTCTGCGGGAGCAGGTACCCCCGACGATGCTATGGCGCAACACCGTAGACTTCGCCGCCAGCCTGGCGCTCGCGGGATTGATGCGGCGGGAAATATCGGACTCCGGCACCCGGAGCTGGACGGAGGTGCCGTTCGGTCAGCCCGAATCCTTCGTCGCCGAACGGGAGCTGCCTTGGGATCCGAGAATTCCGGTCGCGGTGACCGGAACACCAGTCACCCTGCGCGGCACCATCGATCGCCTGGATCTCACGAGTTCGGGCAACGCGGTCCGCGTCACCGACTACAAGACGGGCGAGGCACCTCGAGACCCCGGACGCATCGTGATCGGCGGCGGCTCCGAACTGCAACGGGCGTTGTACGGTCTCGCCTGCCGCCAACTGCTCGAAGGCGAACCCACGGTCGTCGCCAGGCTGCTGTACCTGCGGGGCGACACGCTCGCGCTGCGCCTCATCGAGCTCGACGCCACCATCGAGCAGATAGCCGCCTTCATCAACGTCGCCGTCGCGATGATCCGAAGCGGCACCGTCACGCCGGGCCGGCAGTCGTTCGACGGCTCCAACGACCTGCGGTTGGCGCTTCCCGCGTCGCCCGGATACCAACGACGCAAGTTGATCGCGACCAACAAGGCCAACGAGGCCCTCTTCCGGTTCTGGAGCGCTAGATGA
- a CDS encoding RES family NAD+ phosphorylase: protein MADDRKLCPRCVQEGPLQEWIDTIGVESNCDFDDDHTSVPCVTVDEFAEEADRWFQSNYQPGAETFEVDDRDKVYYGTEGQPYEEIFSEELGASDDVVEAVIAALPDVSDHDISQGAEPYYTDAHNFEPIAAADAREKADQDDYWFDRRYSLQWNEFSRQVQFTSRFFGIKDKLDDLFGKPEEYGEGPVRPLYDLPPGQVIYRARLMDGGLTKDAVDADGASKLGPPPFDRTSAGRMNVEFIPVLYAAFSSATAIAELRPSIGDSVAIGRFATRMPLKVFDFTVFDRRAADRKLFFEHSRYEFIDQMQDEISRPVRPHERQREYISTQIVAEYLKSSFGCDAVIFRSSMQRDETQDSRNIVILNRKTFVGTEDPSVVSYLDWLMREVTDVRYTTVGDEDLQF from the coding sequence ATGGCCGACGACAGAAAACTCTGCCCACGCTGTGTTCAGGAAGGACCGCTGCAGGAGTGGATCGATACGATCGGCGTCGAGAGCAATTGCGACTTCGACGACGATCATACCTCCGTGCCGTGCGTGACTGTCGATGAATTCGCGGAGGAAGCAGATCGCTGGTTTCAGTCCAATTATCAGCCGGGCGCGGAAACCTTCGAGGTCGACGACCGCGACAAGGTCTACTACGGGACGGAGGGGCAGCCCTACGAAGAGATATTTTCGGAAGAACTCGGAGCTTCCGACGACGTCGTCGAAGCCGTGATCGCCGCTCTGCCCGACGTTTCGGATCACGATATCTCTCAAGGAGCAGAGCCGTACTACACGGATGCCCACAATTTCGAGCCGATCGCGGCGGCCGATGCCCGAGAGAAGGCCGACCAAGACGATTATTGGTTCGATCGCAGATACTCCCTCCAGTGGAACGAGTTCAGCAGACAGGTCCAATTCACCTCGCGCTTCTTCGGCATCAAGGACAAACTTGACGACCTTTTCGGCAAACCGGAAGAGTACGGCGAAGGGCCGGTAAGGCCACTCTACGATCTACCGCCAGGCCAAGTAATCTATCGCGCCCGCCTGATGGACGGCGGTCTGACCAAGGATGCCGTCGACGCGGACGGCGCCAGCAAGCTAGGGCCGCCACCTTTCGACCGGACGTCCGCGGGGAGGATGAACGTCGAATTCATTCCCGTGCTCTACGCAGCCTTCTCGAGTGCGACCGCGATTGCCGAATTGAGGCCAAGCATCGGTGACTCGGTCGCCATCGGACGTTTCGCGACCCGCATGCCTCTCAAGGTCTTCGACTTCACGGTGTTCGATCGGCGCGCCGCCGACCGGAAGCTGTTCTTCGAGCATAGCCGGTACGAATTCATCGACCAGATGCAGGACGAGATCAGCCGGCCCGTACGACCGCACGAACGCCAGCGCGAGTACATCTCGACCCAAATCGTCGCGGAATATCTCAAGTCGTCTTTCGGCTGCGATGCGGTCATCTTCAGATCCTCGATGCAACGCGACGAGACCCAGGACAGCCGCAATATCGTCATCCTGAACCGGAAAACGTTCGTCGGGACCGAGGATCCCAGCGTCGTCAGCTATCTCGACTGGTTGATGCGCGAGGTGACGGACGTCCGATATACGACCGTCGGCGACGAAGATCTGCAGTTCTGA